From a single Candidatus Hydrogenedentota bacterium genomic region:
- a CDS encoding circularly permuted type 2 ATP-grasp protein, with product MYQSQMSQANPPSGTLHDLLSNYSTVAGPNDELLDPQGTVRPHWQWITESLGSLNAGGLAECRRQAEEMVRQHGVVYNVYSDAKGMDRPWALDMLPVVLPAAEWAHIERGVKQRLHLMNAMLRDLYGPQKLLADGVLPHAFTQANPKFHRACHGIAPSRHGHIARYAVDLVRSPDGQWKVYSDRTQAPSGAGYALENRIVMAQTFPNLFSEGRVERLADFFESFRNTLRAMAPGNTPDPTVVLHTPGPFNEVYFEHVYLARYLGVTLLEGADLTVRDNHVYLKTIEGLKRVDVLLRRIDDEFSDPLELRKDSTLGIAGLLQAVRSGNVAVCNAVGSGLLEVPALSSVLPDVARRTAGEDLILDSVPSRWGAREEDRAWMEANFDGLRLMPAFGGMYETPVSGQMQAPDRAALRAHWRERPYDWVHVDPVVPSTVPVFANDQLVANNLVLRVYAIGGDTADSIRVLPGGLARFSTRGDVFDISMQQGCGSKDVWVLAETETSFRSLLQDRGTPLTIRRSPSNLSSRLAENLLWLGRYCERAEATVRYLRHLLARCADEKGYRGMGELRELLRAAPMGLFTEHAGAQLSAAWSRHSGEVGDTYEWLRSLDRVQDVVFDAIFNGEQPDTVASNISAIRRTAWVVRERFSEDDWRILNSFTLEFMQLKDRSLRPGLGEVLYALNNLIRGFAALSGLLRENMTRESGQVFLDLGLRLERVNHTAHVVVQTLERTSDHEEALLQSLLSICDSPMTYRARYGSVFQAAPVIDLLVCDDTNPRSVAYQVHRIIKHIKWLPASRGSGLFNEEERIIERLNTEIRTADANRLARPARDGERRALLALLVRFQRELPRFADLLEQRYFIHTAPARPLDDFR from the coding sequence ATGTATCAGAGCCAAATGAGCCAGGCGAATCCGCCCTCGGGGACCCTCCATGACCTGTTGTCGAACTACAGCACCGTCGCCGGTCCGAATGACGAACTGTTGGATCCCCAGGGCACGGTGCGCCCGCACTGGCAATGGATTACGGAGTCGCTGGGCAGCCTGAACGCCGGGGGACTGGCGGAGTGCCGGCGCCAGGCGGAGGAGATGGTTCGGCAACACGGGGTGGTCTACAATGTCTACAGCGATGCGAAGGGCATGGATCGTCCCTGGGCGCTGGACATGCTGCCGGTGGTGCTGCCCGCGGCGGAGTGGGCGCACATCGAGCGGGGCGTGAAGCAGCGGCTTCACCTGATGAACGCGATGCTGCGCGATCTCTATGGTCCTCAGAAGTTGCTTGCGGATGGGGTGCTGCCGCACGCCTTCACGCAGGCCAACCCGAAATTCCACCGGGCCTGCCATGGCATCGCGCCCTCGCGGCACGGCCACATCGCCCGATACGCCGTGGATCTGGTGCGTTCGCCCGATGGGCAGTGGAAAGTCTACAGCGATCGCACCCAGGCCCCCTCGGGCGCGGGCTATGCGCTCGAGAACCGGATCGTGATGGCGCAGACCTTTCCGAACCTGTTTTCGGAGGGCAGGGTCGAGCGCCTGGCGGACTTTTTCGAAAGCTTCCGCAACACCTTGCGCGCGATGGCGCCCGGCAACACGCCCGACCCGACGGTGGTGCTCCATACGCCCGGCCCGTTCAATGAGGTCTATTTCGAGCACGTCTACCTGGCGCGCTACCTGGGGGTGACCTTGCTGGAGGGCGCGGATCTCACGGTTCGCGACAACCATGTGTATTTGAAGACCATCGAAGGGCTCAAGCGGGTCGACGTATTGCTCCGCCGGATCGACGATGAATTCAGCGACCCGCTGGAACTTCGCAAGGATTCGACGCTCGGTATTGCGGGGCTGCTTCAGGCCGTCCGGAGTGGCAATGTTGCGGTATGCAACGCCGTGGGGAGCGGCCTGCTGGAAGTGCCGGCGCTGTCGTCGGTTCTTCCCGATGTTGCCCGCCGGACGGCAGGCGAGGATCTCATCCTCGATTCCGTCCCGTCGCGCTGGGGGGCGCGCGAGGAAGACCGTGCCTGGATGGAGGCAAACTTCGATGGGTTGCGGCTCATGCCGGCCTTCGGCGGGATGTATGAGACGCCTGTGTCCGGCCAGATGCAGGCGCCGGACCGGGCCGCGCTCCGCGCCCACTGGCGCGAGCGGCCCTACGACTGGGTGCACGTCGATCCCGTCGTACCGTCCACGGTTCCGGTTTTCGCGAACGATCAACTCGTCGCCAACAATCTCGTGCTTCGCGTGTATGCCATCGGCGGGGATACGGCGGACTCGATACGGGTGTTGCCGGGCGGCCTGGCGCGCTTCAGCACGCGGGGCGACGTGTTCGACATTTCGATGCAGCAGGGCTGCGGGAGCAAGGATGTCTGGGTATTGGCCGAGACGGAAACGTCGTTTCGGAGTCTCCTGCAGGATCGGGGCACGCCGCTGACAATCCGCCGCTCTCCGAGCAACCTTTCGAGCCGCCTGGCGGAGAATCTGCTGTGGCTCGGGCGCTATTGCGAGCGGGCGGAAGCAACCGTCCGTTACCTGCGACACCTGCTGGCGCGCTGTGCGGATGAAAAAGGCTACCGCGGGATGGGCGAATTGCGCGAACTCCTTCGCGCCGCGCCGATGGGCCTGTTTACGGAACATGCGGGCGCGCAACTGTCCGCCGCGTGGTCCCGGCATTCCGGCGAAGTGGGGGACACCTACGAGTGGCTCCGCTCGCTCGACCGCGTCCAGGATGTGGTCTTTGACGCGATTTTCAACGGCGAACAACCCGATACGGTTGCGAGCAATATATCGGCCATCCGGCGCACGGCCTGGGTGGTGCGGGAGCGCTTTTCGGAGGATGACTGGCGCATTCTGAACAGTTTTACGCTCGAATTCATGCAGTTGAAGGACCGATCCCTACGGCCCGGCCTGGGTGAGGTGCTGTATGCGCTGAACAACCTGATTCGGGGATTCGCCGCGCTGAGCGGTCTGTTGCGCGAAAACATGACGCGCGAGTCGGGCCAGGTCTTCCTGGATCTCGGCCTCCGCCTGGAACGCGTCAACCACACGGCGCATGTGGTCGTGCAGACGCTGGAGCGGACCTCGGACCACGAAGAGGCGCTGCTGCAATCGCTGCTCTCGATCTGCGACAGCCCGATGACCTACCGCGCGCGGTATGGGTCGGTGTTTCAGGCGGCGCCGGTGATTGACCTGCTCGTCTGCGACGACACCAATCCACGTTCCGTGGCCTACCAGGTTCACCGCATCATCAAGCATATCAAGTGGTTGCCGGCCTCGCGCGGATCCGGGCTCTTCAACGAGGAAGAACGCATCATCGAGCGCCTCAACACCGAGATACGCACCGCGGACGCCAACCGCCTGGCGCGTCCCGCGCGCGACGGCGAACGGCGCGCCCTGCTGGCATTGCTGGTCCGGTTTCAGCGCGAACTGCCGCGCTTCGCGGACCTGCTGGAACAGCGCTACTTCATTCACACGGCGCCGGCCCGCCCGCTCGACGACTTCCGGTGA
- a CDS encoding transglutaminase family protein: MGVRVALHHRTSYEYDRLVRLSPHIVRLRPAPHCRTAVSSYTLKVQPREHFLNWQQDPHGNYLARLVFPEPSQALVVDVDLVAELTVFNPFDFFLEDHATYFPFRYEPDALKDLAPYLVVDPPGPRMEQYLQGISRNRAQIIDYIVAVNAQLNRDIEYRIRMEPGVQTCEETLTNRSGSCRDSAWLLVQILRNLGMAARFVSGYLIQLVPDEKPLDGPAGASHDFSDLHAWAEVYLPGAGWVGLDPTSGLLAGEGHLPLASTPDPVSAAPITGSTDKTETHFTFDMSVRRVYESPRVTRPFSSEQWAAIDLLGETVDQTMARLGVGLTMGGEPTFVSMEDRDGPAWHTEALGEGKYNLAFKLFERLSKHFASAPLHHLGQGKWYPGEPLPRWSMDCYWAKDGTPLWREPRWMANPLRDYRMGAEDARAFARNLANRLGVGAERAMPAYEDAFYYLWKERQLPINTDPFDSKLEDPLERKRLCAIFERGLDAVTGMALPLRAVPAGASWRWESTTWKLRANRLYLLPGDSAMGFRLPLDSLLHEPAGKREEVLMRDPMGLPRGMAAAPLRIPAPDGGNGMRAEQPLPGRDESESPRDRGIIRTTLCVEPRQGRLHVFMPPMESSETYFTLIHAVEDTAAALEMPVIVEGYPPPFDPRVTKFSIQPDPGVVEVNIQPAANWAELRAISETLYEEARQCRLSAEKFGLDGRATGTGGGSHIVLGGATPAESPFLRRPDVLRSMLAFWNNHPSLSYLFSGMFVGPTCQAPRIDEARNDLLQELEVAFAHLTRETTPAPWMVDRSFRNILVDVTGNTHRAEFCIDKLFSPDSASGRLGLLELRAFEMAPHPQMGLLQQLLVRALVAAFWETPYDFPLVRWNTMLHDRHLLPYFVWEDLKDVLENLRRQEFHFEEAWFAPQFEFRFPQYGEIARGGVHLELRGALEPWHVLGEQPGPGGTARFVDSALERVQLRVRGLVDRRHKVACNGIEVPLHPTGAAGEFVAAIRFKAWDLPNGMHPTIPVHAPLIFDLVDTWNQKSLGGCTYWPAHPGGRHYETYPVNACEAEARREARFSPIGHTPGYMNPQPAPANPEYPWTLDLRKIPAAGP; the protein is encoded by the coding sequence ATGGGCGTTCGCGTCGCATTGCACCATCGGACAAGCTACGAATACGACCGTTTGGTAAGATTGTCCCCCCATATTGTAAGATTGCGGCCCGCGCCCCATTGCCGGACGGCAGTCAGCAGCTACACCCTGAAGGTTCAGCCTCGGGAACATTTCCTCAACTGGCAACAGGATCCGCACGGTAATTATCTGGCGCGACTCGTCTTTCCCGAGCCCTCCCAGGCGCTCGTCGTAGACGTTGATCTCGTTGCGGAACTGACCGTCTTCAACCCATTCGACTTCTTCCTGGAAGACCACGCGACATACTTCCCATTCAGGTACGAACCGGATGCGCTCAAGGATCTTGCCCCGTACCTGGTCGTGGACCCGCCGGGCCCGCGGATGGAACAATACCTCCAGGGGATTTCTCGGAACAGGGCGCAGATCATAGACTACATTGTCGCGGTGAATGCGCAATTGAATCGGGATATTGAATACCGGATCCGGATGGAGCCCGGCGTTCAGACCTGCGAGGAAACCCTGACAAACCGGAGCGGCTCCTGCCGGGATTCGGCCTGGCTGCTGGTGCAGATCCTTCGCAATCTCGGAATGGCCGCCCGGTTCGTCAGCGGCTACCTGATCCAGCTGGTTCCCGATGAAAAACCGCTGGACGGGCCCGCCGGCGCCTCCCACGACTTTTCGGACCTCCATGCCTGGGCGGAAGTGTACCTGCCCGGCGCCGGCTGGGTCGGCCTCGATCCCACCTCCGGCCTGCTGGCGGGCGAGGGCCACCTGCCCCTGGCCTCCACGCCCGACCCCGTATCGGCCGCGCCCATCACGGGAAGCACCGACAAGACGGAAACCCATTTCACCTTCGACATGTCGGTGCGGCGGGTATATGAGTCGCCGCGCGTCACCAGGCCCTTCAGCAGCGAGCAATGGGCGGCGATCGACCTGCTCGGGGAGACCGTCGACCAGACGATGGCGCGCCTCGGCGTGGGCCTGACCATGGGCGGCGAGCCGACCTTCGTCTCCATGGAGGACCGGGACGGTCCCGCGTGGCATACCGAGGCGCTCGGCGAGGGCAAATATAACCTCGCCTTCAAACTTTTCGAACGCTTGAGCAAGCACTTTGCAAGCGCCCCGCTCCACCACCTGGGCCAGGGCAAGTGGTACCCCGGCGAACCCCTGCCCCGCTGGTCGATGGACTGCTACTGGGCGAAGGACGGCACGCCCCTCTGGCGCGAACCGCGCTGGATGGCCAATCCCCTGCGCGACTACCGGATGGGCGCGGAGGATGCGCGGGCCTTCGCGCGGAACCTCGCCAACCGGCTCGGAGTCGGCGCGGAGCGCGCGATGCCGGCCTACGAAGACGCCTTCTATTATCTCTGGAAAGAACGGCAGTTGCCGATCAATACAGACCCCTTCGACAGCAAGCTCGAAGACCCCCTGGAGCGCAAGCGCCTGTGCGCCATTTTTGAGCGGGGACTCGACGCCGTGACCGGCATGGCGCTGCCCCTTCGCGCTGTACCGGCGGGCGCGTCGTGGCGCTGGGAAAGCACGACGTGGAAGTTGCGCGCCAACCGCCTCTACCTGCTGCCCGGCGACTCCGCCATGGGGTTCCGGCTGCCCCTGGATTCGCTTCTGCACGAGCCTGCGGGGAAACGGGAAGAAGTCCTGATGCGCGACCCGATGGGCCTCCCGCGCGGAATGGCGGCGGCGCCGCTGCGGATCCCCGCGCCGGACGGCGGCAACGGGATGCGCGCGGAACAGCCGCTGCCGGGAAGGGATGAAAGCGAATCTCCCCGCGATCGGGGCATCATCCGCACCACGCTGTGCGTGGAACCGCGCCAGGGGCGCCTTCACGTGTTCATGCCGCCGATGGAATCCTCGGAGACGTATTTCACGCTGATTCACGCCGTGGAGGATACCGCCGCCGCGCTGGAGATGCCCGTCATTGTCGAAGGCTATCCCCCGCCCTTCGACCCGCGCGTGACGAAATTCAGCATCCAGCCCGATCCCGGCGTCGTGGAAGTGAATATCCAGCCCGCGGCGAACTGGGCCGAACTGCGCGCCATTTCGGAGACGCTCTACGAAGAAGCGCGGCAGTGCCGCCTGAGCGCGGAAAAATTCGGGCTGGACGGCCGCGCCACGGGCACCGGCGGCGGGAGCCATATCGTGCTCGGGGGCGCGACGCCCGCCGAGAGCCCCTTCCTGCGCCGCCCCGACGTGCTGCGGAGCATGCTGGCCTTCTGGAACAACCACCCCAGCCTCTCCTATCTGTTCAGCGGCATGTTCGTCGGCCCGACCTGTCAGGCGCCGCGTATTGACGAAGCGCGCAACGATCTATTGCAGGAGCTTGAAGTGGCCTTCGCGCACCTCACCCGCGAAACCACGCCAGCGCCCTGGATGGTGGACCGTTCATTCCGCAACATCCTGGTGGACGTGACGGGGAACACCCACCGCGCTGAGTTTTGCATCGACAAGCTCTTTTCCCCCGATTCCGCCAGCGGGCGGCTTGGCCTGCTGGAATTGCGCGCCTTCGAGATGGCGCCGCATCCGCAGATGGGCCTGCTCCAACAGTTGCTGGTCCGCGCGCTGGTGGCGGCATTCTGGGAGACGCCTTACGACTTCCCGCTGGTGCGCTGGAACACCATGCTCCACGATCGCCACCTCCTGCCGTACTTCGTCTGGGAAGATCTGAAGGACGTGTTGGAAAACCTCCGTCGCCAGGAATTCCACTTCGAGGAAGCGTGGTTCGCTCCGCAGTTCGAATTCCGATTCCCGCAATACGGCGAAATCGCGCGCGGCGGCGTCCACCTCGAGCTGCGCGGCGCCCTGGAACCGTGGCACGTACTCGGCGAGCAGCCGGGCCCCGGCGGCACGGCGCGCTTCGTCGACAGCGCCCTCGAACGGGTGCAATTGCGCGTCCGCGGACTCGTGGACCGGCGCCACAAGGTCGCCTGCAACGGGATCGAGGTCCCCCTCCACCCCACGGGCGCCGCGGGGGAATTTGTCGCGGCCATACGCTTCAAGGCCTGGGATCTGCCCAATGGGATGCACCCGACGATTCCCGTTCACGCGCCCCTGATCTTCGACCTGGTCGACACCTGGAACCAGAAATCGCTCGGCGGCTGCACCTACTGGCCGGCCCACCCCGGCGGGCGGCACTACGAGACCTACCCGGTGAACGCCTGCGAGGCCGAGGCCCGGCGCGAGGCCCGTTTCAGCCCGATCGGTCATACCCCGGGCTACATGAACCCCCAGCCCGCGCCTGCCAACCCGGAGTATCCCTGGACCCTCGACCTGCGCAAGATACCGGCGGCGGGCCCCTGA
- the lipA gene encoding lipoyl synthase, whose product MPALSSKNTFPEWIRQPWPSGEAFSEVKSLMGDLKLHTVCQSAHCPNQSECWGRRTATFMVMGNVCTRHCTYCAVNSGRPGDLDAEEPEHIAEAVKRLGLKHAVLTSVTRDDLPDGGAGHIADTIRAIKAVSPETTIEALVQDFDGKREHIATVQAAAPEIFSHNIETVEPVFARIRDRRFTYRQSLDVLRIARERSEGRFIKSAFMLGCGETPDDIDRTLRDLHAAGCDAVSIGQYLQPTPKHAPVVAYVPPETFREYEALAYEIGFGFAVAGPFVRSSYRSEALLESEFARERLASASART is encoded by the coding sequence ATGCCCGCACTATCCTCGAAAAACACCTTTCCGGAATGGATACGCCAGCCTTGGCCTTCGGGTGAGGCCTTCAGCGAGGTGAAATCGCTGATGGGCGACCTGAAATTGCACACGGTATGCCAGAGCGCCCATTGCCCCAACCAGTCGGAGTGCTGGGGGCGGCGCACGGCGACCTTCATGGTTATGGGCAACGTGTGCACGCGCCATTGTACGTATTGCGCGGTCAACAGCGGACGCCCGGGCGATCTGGACGCCGAGGAGCCGGAACACATTGCGGAGGCGGTCAAGCGGCTCGGGCTGAAGCATGCCGTGCTAACCTCCGTTACACGGGACGACCTCCCGGACGGCGGCGCGGGCCACATCGCCGACACCATTCGCGCGATCAAGGCCGTTTCCCCGGAGACGACCATCGAGGCGTTGGTGCAGGATTTTGACGGGAAGCGCGAACACATCGCCACCGTTCAGGCGGCGGCCCCCGAAATCTTCAGCCACAACATCGAGACGGTGGAACCGGTCTTCGCGCGCATCCGCGACCGGCGCTTTACGTACCGCCAGTCGCTGGACGTGCTCCGGATCGCGCGCGAACGCAGCGAGGGCCGTTTTATCAAGTCCGCGTTCATGCTGGGATGCGGCGAGACGCCGGACGACATCGATCGGACCTTGCGCGATCTGCACGCGGCCGGTTGCGACGCCGTGAGCATCGGACAGTACCTCCAGCCGACACCGAAGCACGCGCCGGTTGTGGCCTATGTCCCGCCGGAAACCTTCCGGGAGTACGAGGCCCTCGCGTACGAAATCGGCTTCGGTTTCGCTGTCGCCGGCCCCTTTGTCCGGAGCTCGTACCGCTCCGAGGCGCTGCTGGAGTCCGAGTTCGCCCGCGAGCGGCTCGCGTCGGCATCCGCCCGAACCTGA
- a CDS encoding alpha-E domain-containing protein: MLSRVAESIYWMCRYIERAENVARIVNVNWNLTLDASSSEPQWQPLISIMGDEEYFAEHYESATQDNVMRFLACDRDYPNSIYNCLRNARENARSIREIIPSDVWEQVNKFYQEVESATQGGSIMESPHEFLGMVVRGSNEFIGRSYTTMMHDEGWHFSRLARMLERSDKTSRILDVKYFYLLPTVEDVGSSLDNIQWSALLRSASALQAYRQIYGPIDPQNVVELLLLGYGFPRSVKYCVDRLQTSLAFVSGSPPGLYTNDAERCCDRLRSQLNCARVEDIIQSGLHEFVDSLQVQLNEIGCAIQKQFFDRREIETPEVAVEAPELDIEYPGGKAAAADRHAVASQMQ; the protein is encoded by the coding sequence ATGTTAAGCCGTGTCGCAGAATCAATCTACTGGATGTGCCGCTATATCGAACGGGCGGAGAATGTGGCCCGGATCGTCAATGTAAACTGGAATCTGACCCTCGACGCCTCCTCATCCGAGCCCCAGTGGCAGCCCCTGATCAGTATCATGGGGGACGAGGAGTACTTCGCCGAACACTACGAGAGCGCCACGCAGGATAACGTAATGCGCTTTCTGGCCTGCGACCGCGACTATCCGAACAGTATCTACAACTGTCTCCGCAACGCGCGGGAGAACGCCCGCTCGATCCGCGAGATCATCCCCTCCGATGTGTGGGAGCAGGTGAACAAGTTCTACCAGGAGGTGGAAAGCGCGACCCAGGGCGGCTCGATTATGGAGTCGCCCCACGAATTCCTGGGCATGGTCGTGCGCGGAAGCAACGAGTTTATCGGGCGCAGCTACACCACCATGATGCACGACGAGGGCTGGCACTTCAGCCGCCTCGCGCGTATGCTCGAACGCTCCGACAAGACGTCCCGCATTCTCGACGTGAAATACTTCTACCTCTTGCCCACCGTGGAAGACGTGGGGTCTTCGCTCGACAATATTCAGTGGTCCGCGCTGCTGCGGAGCGCCAGCGCCCTTCAGGCCTACCGCCAGATCTATGGCCCCATCGACCCCCAGAACGTCGTCGAACTGCTCCTCCTCGGCTATGGCTTCCCCCGTTCCGTGAAATACTGCGTGGACCGCCTCCAGACCTCGCTAGCGTTTGTCTCCGGTTCGCCACCCGGCCTCTACACCAACGACGCCGAACGTTGCTGCGACCGGCTCCGCTCCCAGCTCAACTGCGCCCGAGTCGAAGACATCATACAGTCCGGACTGCACGAATTCGTGGACTCGCTCCAAGTGCAGCTCAACGAAATCGGCTGCGCCATCCAGAAGCAGTTCTTTGACCGCCGAGAAATTGAAACCCCGGAAGTCGCGGTCGAAGCGCCCGAATTGGACATCGAGTACCCCGGCGGAAAAGCCGCCGCCGCGGACAGACATGCCGTGGCCAGCCAGATGCAGTAA
- a CDS encoding circularly permuted type 2 ATP-grasp protein yields the protein MILDVYETGGFFDEMLDDTGAPRTGMKNIVEKLVSISQEELVRRQRSAERTLRELGITFTLKTEDGNTERIFPFDLIPRIIPAHEWKWIELGLKQRIYALNTFLQDIYGDQKILRDKAIPRGLVYSSPGYRKECIGLKPPRGIWAHVSGTDLVRDGDGQIYVLEDNIRCPSGVSYVLENRDIMKRTLPHFFDVGKVCPVEEYPSKLLEMLLHLVPEGVERPTVAVLTPGIFNSAYYEHSFLAHQMGVELVEGRDLVVQDGYLKTRTTRGFQRVDVIYRRIDDDFLDPLCFRPDSILGVPGLMEVYQAGRVALANAPGTGVADDKVIYAYVPQIIKYYLGEDPIIPNVPTYLCDNPADLGYVCDNLEHLVVKPANESGGAGIMVGPHVSRGERDAYREQIKLNPRNYIAQPTLRLSRVPTLCDNQFEGRHVDLRPYALFGKEQYVLPGALTRVALKKGSLVVNSSQGGGSKDTWVLAE from the coding sequence ATGATACTCGACGTATACGAGACCGGTGGATTCTTTGACGAAATGCTCGACGATACCGGCGCGCCGCGCACGGGCATGAAGAACATCGTCGAAAAACTGGTGTCCATCAGCCAGGAGGAACTGGTGCGGCGGCAGCGTAGCGCCGAACGCACACTCCGCGAGCTGGGCATCACGTTTACGCTGAAGACGGAGGACGGCAACACCGAACGTATTTTTCCCTTCGACCTGATCCCGCGGATCATCCCCGCGCATGAGTGGAAGTGGATCGAGCTTGGCCTGAAGCAGCGCATCTACGCCCTGAACACGTTCCTGCAGGATATCTACGGCGACCAGAAAATCCTGCGGGACAAGGCCATCCCGCGCGGGCTGGTGTATTCCTCGCCGGGCTACCGCAAGGAATGCATTGGCCTCAAGCCGCCCCGCGGCATCTGGGCCCACGTTTCCGGGACGGATCTCGTTCGCGACGGAGACGGTCAGATCTACGTGCTCGAAGATAATATCCGGTGCCCGTCGGGGGTGTCCTACGTTTTGGAAAACCGCGACATTATGAAGCGGACGCTCCCCCACTTCTTCGATGTGGGCAAGGTCTGCCCGGTCGAGGAATACCCGAGCAAACTGCTCGAAATGCTGCTCCACCTGGTGCCCGAAGGCGTGGAACGGCCCACCGTGGCGGTGCTGACGCCGGGCATCTTCAACAGCGCCTACTACGAGCATTCCTTCCTCGCGCACCAGATGGGCGTGGAACTCGTGGAAGGACGCGACCTCGTCGTCCAGGACGGCTACTTGAAGACGCGGACGACACGGGGCTTCCAGCGCGTGGACGTGATCTACCGCCGCATCGATGACGATTTCCTCGACCCCCTCTGCTTCCGCCCGGATTCCATCCTGGGCGTCCCCGGACTGATGGAGGTCTACCAGGCGGGGCGGGTCGCGCTGGCCAATGCGCCGGGCACGGGAGTCGCCGACGACAAGGTGATTTACGCCTACGTGCCACAGATCATCAAGTACTATCTCGGCGAAGATCCGATCATTCCGAATGTTCCGACCTACCTGTGCGACAACCCCGCGGATTTGGGCTATGTCTGCGACAACCTGGAGCACCTGGTGGTCAAGCCGGCCAACGAATCCGGCGGCGCGGGGATCATGGTCGGCCCCCACGTCTCGCGGGGCGAGCGCGATGCCTACCGCGAGCAGATCAAGCTGAACCCGCGGAATTACATCGCCCAGCCGACGTTGAGGCTCTCCCGCGTGCCGACCCTGTGCGACAACCAGTTCGAGGGGCGCCACGTGGATCTGCGGCCCTACGCCCTGTTCGGCAAGGAGCAGTATGTCCTGCCCGGCGCCCTGACACGCGTCGCGCTGAAGAAGGGTTCCCTCGTCGTGAACTCGTCACAAGGCGGCGGCAGCAAGGATACGTGGGTGCTCGCGGAATAG
- a CDS encoding transglutaminase family protein produces the protein MKYRISHTSRYDYAGSVPIGYNRAYLTPRNCATQECLRTQLEIKPAPAVFGQRTRDYYGNEVIFFTVQEQHSVLEVTARSEVRLTPLLTPEPGATPPWESVAEAMSRPVDSEARDAAQFTYPSEPAPVSNALRDYALLSFTPGMPVLAAALELTHRIYSEFAYDPTATTVTTPVAEILEKRAGVCQDFAHLQIGCLRALGLPARYISGYIAPRHVGSGEAYIGAQASHAWLSLFTPGAGWVDLDPTNDMVASTEHITIAWGRNYDEVSPIRGVILGGGSQKLAVDVQVSRVSE, from the coding sequence ATGAAATACCGGATCAGCCACACATCGCGCTACGACTATGCCGGTTCGGTACCCATCGGCTACAACCGCGCCTACCTCACACCGCGGAACTGCGCCACGCAGGAATGCCTGCGCACCCAACTGGAAATTAAACCGGCGCCGGCCGTGTTCGGCCAGCGCACGCGGGACTACTACGGGAACGAGGTGATTTTTTTCACCGTGCAGGAGCAACACAGCGTACTGGAAGTCACGGCGCGCAGCGAGGTGCGGTTGACTCCCCTCCTCACGCCGGAACCGGGCGCAACGCCACCCTGGGAAAGCGTGGCCGAGGCCATGTCGCGGCCCGTCGATAGCGAGGCCCGCGATGCGGCCCAGTTCACATACCCGTCGGAACCGGCCCCCGTATCGAACGCGCTCCGTGACTATGCCCTGCTATCCTTCACGCCGGGAATGCCGGTGCTGGCGGCCGCGCTGGAACTCACGCACCGCATTTACTCCGAATTCGCCTATGACCCAACCGCCACAACGGTTACCACGCCGGTGGCGGAGATCCTCGAAAAGCGCGCCGGGGTCTGCCAGGACTTCGCGCACCTGCAGATCGGTTGCCTGCGCGCGCTGGGTCTGCCCGCGCGTTACATCAGCGGCTACATCGCGCCGCGGCACGTTGGATCGGGCGAGGCCTATATCGGCGCCCAGGCCTCGCACGCGTGGCTTTCGCTATTCACACCCGGCGCGGGTTGGGTCGACCTGGACCCCACGAACGACATGGTGGCCTCCACGGAACACATCACGATAGCCTGGGGCCGGAACTACGATGAAGTCAGCCCCATCCGCGGCGTCATCCTGGGCGGCGGAAGCCAGAAGCTGGCCGTGGATGTGCAGGTCAGCCGCGTCTCGGAGTAG